The following coding sequences lie in one Cupriavidus sp. WKF15 genomic window:
- a CDS encoding cysteine hydrolase family protein: protein MSATTPVTLLDAAGASRKPSAWEDSVLVLVDHQREYTDGVLPLTGMPEAVAACAELLALARRHGTPVIHVAHHGKGKGAFDPAGPYVSFIEGLTPQADEQTVVKHLPNSFAGTDLAARLTALGRKELIVAGFQTHMCISATVRSALDHGYRVTLVANACATRDLPDPLGGEPLRAAQLHRVTLAALHDRFATVVPDASVWKA from the coding sequence ATGTCTGCTACTACCCCCGTTACCCTGCTCGACGCCGCCGGCGCCAGCCGCAAGCCGTCTGCCTGGGAGGACTCGGTGCTGGTCCTGGTGGACCACCAGCGCGAATACACCGACGGCGTGCTGCCGCTGACCGGCATGCCGGAGGCCGTGGCCGCCTGTGCCGAGCTGCTGGCGCTGGCGCGTCGGCACGGTACGCCGGTCATCCACGTGGCGCACCACGGCAAGGGCAAGGGGGCCTTTGATCCGGCGGGGCCCTATGTGTCGTTCATCGAAGGACTGACGCCGCAGGCGGACGAGCAGACTGTGGTCAAGCACCTGCCGAACAGCTTTGCCGGCACGGACCTGGCCGCACGGCTCACGGCGCTCGGCCGCAAGGAACTGATCGTGGCAGGCTTTCAGACCCATATGTGCATCAGCGCAACGGTACGTTCGGCACTGGATCACGGCTATCGCGTCACGCTGGTGGCCAATGCCTGCGCCACGCGCGACCTGCCCGACCCGCTCGGCGGCGAGCCGTTGCGCGCGGCGCAATTGCACCGTGTCACGCTGGCGGCATTGCACGACCGCTTTGCGACGGTGGTGCCGGATGCATCGGTCTGGAAGGCCTGA
- a CDS encoding class I adenylate-forming enzyme family protein — MTDTSPMQRPFTSMSTLVRGHAASQPAHVALVQGEQSMSYDELDATMNRIGAALQRDGVPPGGTIAICATSSIEYAAVYLGAIRAGVVVAPLAPSSTAQSLADMVADAGASILFLDAAVADALRPVLPQLGNTRLVTLDNSAAGQPFQSWLAPAGAPFAEPEVRPELPLNIIYSSGTTGMPKGIVQSHGMRWAHVSRGAMTGYGTDAITLLSTPLYSNTTLASFFPTIGLGGTAVLMPKFDAGKYLELAQHHRVTHTMLVPVQYQRLMAHPDFDKYDLSSFRRKFCTSAPFSAALKGEVLRRWPGKLTELYGMTEGGGGCMLAADEFPDKLHTVGRPAPGADVRLIDEDGKELPPGSIGEVVGRSGAMMNGYHNLPAKSAEVEWHDAEGNRFIRTGDIGRFDEDGFLVLMDRMKDVIISGGFNIYPSDIEAVVRTHEAVADVSVVGVPSERWGETPVGFIALRDGHGTTAQAVLDWANERLGKTQRLSALHVVDSLPRSAIGKVLKRELRDRITA; from the coding sequence ATGACCGACACCTCCCCGATGCAACGCCCCTTTACCAGCATGTCCACGCTCGTGCGCGGCCACGCTGCCAGCCAGCCCGCGCATGTCGCCCTTGTGCAGGGCGAGCAATCGATGTCCTATGACGAGCTCGATGCCACCATGAACCGCATCGGCGCCGCGCTCCAGCGCGACGGGGTGCCGCCCGGCGGCACGATCGCGATCTGCGCGACCTCGTCCATCGAATATGCCGCGGTGTACCTCGGCGCCATCCGCGCCGGCGTGGTCGTCGCGCCGCTCGCGCCGTCGTCCACCGCGCAGAGCCTGGCCGATATGGTGGCCGATGCAGGCGCCAGCATCCTGTTCCTCGATGCCGCGGTCGCCGATGCGCTGCGGCCCGTGCTGCCGCAGCTCGGCAACACGCGTCTGGTGACGCTGGATAACAGCGCCGCGGGCCAGCCATTCCAGTCATGGCTGGCACCGGCCGGCGCACCGTTCGCGGAACCGGAAGTGCGCCCGGAACTGCCGCTCAACATCATCTATTCGTCCGGCACGACCGGCATGCCCAAGGGCATCGTCCAGTCGCACGGCATGCGCTGGGCGCACGTGTCGCGCGGCGCCATGACCGGCTACGGCACCGATGCCATCACGCTGCTCTCCACCCCGCTCTACTCGAACACCACGCTCGCCAGCTTCTTCCCGACCATCGGGCTGGGCGGCACCGCCGTGCTGATGCCGAAGTTCGACGCCGGCAAGTACCTGGAACTGGCCCAGCACCATCGCGTCACGCACACCATGCTGGTGCCGGTGCAATACCAGCGCCTGATGGCCCATCCGGATTTCGACAAGTACGACCTGTCGAGCTTCCGGCGCAAGTTCTGCACCAGCGCCCCCTTCAGCGCGGCTCTCAAGGGCGAAGTGCTGCGCCGCTGGCCCGGCAAGCTGACGGAGCTGTACGGCATGACCGAGGGCGGTGGCGGCTGCATGCTGGCCGCGGACGAGTTCCCCGACAAGCTGCACACCGTCGGGCGCCCGGCACCAGGCGCGGATGTCCGTCTCATCGACGAAGACGGCAAGGAACTGCCGCCCGGCAGCATCGGCGAAGTCGTCGGCCGCTCGGGTGCCATGATGAACGGCTACCACAACCTGCCGGCCAAGTCCGCCGAGGTGGAGTGGCATGATGCCGAGGGCAATCGCTTTATCCGCACGGGCGATATCGGCCGCTTTGATGAAGACGGCTTCCTGGTGCTGATGGACCGCATGAAGGACGTGATCATCTCCGGCGGCTTCAACATCTATCCGAGCGATATCGAGGCCGTGGTGCGCACGCACGAGGCCGTGGCGGATGTGTCCGTGGTCGGCGTGCCATCGGAGCGCTGGGGCGAAACGCCGGTCGGCTTCATTGCGCTGCGCGATGGCCATGGCACAACGGCGCAGGCGGTACTCGACTGGGCCAACGAACGCCTGGGCAAGACGCAGCGCCTGAGCGCGCTGCATGTGGTCGACAGCCTGCCGCGCAGCGCCATCGGCAAGGTGCTCAAGCGCGAACTGCGGGACCGCATCACCGCCTGA
- a CDS encoding tripartite tricarboxylate transporter substrate binding protein, with translation MHTLSRTGTQRRAWLLATGLALAAAATLGHPGLARAQTWPSRPIQLLIPYPPGGSADLLARPVAARLQERLGQPVVLDYRPGAGGTIATKMLARAKPDGNTLVMVLAAHAINASLYPKLPYDTRKDFAPVSLVANLPMVLAGSSSLRASTVPELIAEAKASPGKLTFGSAGNGNTGHLAGELFDSVAGVKMTHVPYKGSAQVVTAMLSGEIQLTFDSISTTLPHVRSGKVRALAVTGTKRAAIAPDVPTLAEVGVPGINITGWYAVLAPAGTPPPVVERLSREIATVLKEPELKANLASNGYEPVGSTPDALRTHIDAEITRWSKVVKDSGAQVQ, from the coding sequence ATGCATACCCTTTCGCGCACCGGCACGCAGCGCCGCGCCTGGCTGCTGGCCACCGGCCTGGCACTCGCTGCGGCCGCCACGCTCGGCCACCCTGGCCTGGCCAGGGCGCAGACCTGGCCCTCCCGTCCGATCCAGCTTCTGATTCCCTATCCGCCCGGCGGCAGCGCAGACCTGCTGGCGCGCCCGGTGGCCGCACGGCTGCAGGAACGGCTGGGCCAGCCGGTGGTGCTCGACTACCGGCCCGGCGCCGGCGGCACCATTGCCACGAAGATGCTCGCGCGCGCCAAGCCCGATGGCAACACGCTGGTCATGGTACTGGCCGCGCATGCGATCAATGCGAGCCTGTATCCCAAATTGCCGTATGACACGCGCAAGGACTTCGCGCCTGTTTCGCTGGTGGCCAATCTGCCGATGGTCCTGGCCGGCAGCAGCTCGCTGCGCGCCAGCACGGTGCCGGAGCTGATCGCCGAGGCCAAGGCATCGCCGGGCAAGCTCACGTTCGGCTCGGCCGGCAACGGCAACACGGGCCACCTCGCGGGCGAGCTGTTCGATTCGGTGGCGGGCGTCAAGATGACCCACGTGCCGTACAAGGGCAGCGCGCAGGTCGTGACGGCGATGCTGTCGGGCGAGATCCAGCTGACCTTCGACAGCATCTCGACCACGCTGCCGCACGTGCGCAGCGGCAAGGTGCGCGCACTCGCGGTGACCGGCACGAAGCGTGCCGCGATCGCGCCCGACGTACCGACGCTGGCCGAGGTTGGCGTGCCGGGCATCAATATCACCGGCTGGTATGCCGTGCTTGCGCCGGCCGGTACGCCGCCACCCGTGGTCGAGCGCCTCAGCCGCGAAATTGCGACGGTCCTGAAGGAGCCCGAGCTGAAGGCCAACCTCGCGTCCAATGGCTATGAACCGGTGGGCTCGACGCCTGACGCCCTGCGCACGCATATCGACGCCGAGATCACGCGCTGGAGCAAAGTCGTCAAGGACTCCGGCGCCCAGGTACAGTAA
- a CDS encoding helix-turn-helix domain-containing protein produces the protein MQFQLGDASDIGAIVRASRKANGMRQDDAAGAIGVSENFMVRVENGAEGIRWGKLFQVLSGLGIRIVVDVPEAAAPLVGTERDKLRQRQARSRRRQASAGTATELADKDGHG, from the coding sequence ATGCAATTTCAGCTTGGCGACGCCTCCGATATTGGCGCTATCGTGCGTGCCTCGCGCAAGGCGAACGGCATGCGGCAGGACGACGCCGCTGGTGCGATCGGCGTCAGCGAGAACTTCATGGTCCGCGTCGAGAACGGCGCCGAGGGGATCCGCTGGGGCAAGCTGTTCCAGGTGCTGAGCGGACTGGGCATCCGCATCGTCGTGGATGTGCCGGAGGCCGCTGCGCCGCTGGTCGGCACCGAGCGCGACAAGCTCCGCCAACGCCAGGCCCGCAGCCGCCGGCGCCAGGCTTCGGCGGGAACGGCAACGGAGCTGGCCGATAAGGACGGGCATGGCTGA
- a CDS encoding RidA family protein — protein sequence MTIDYFAENNPATRTLPRSLATKAGDFVYVSGQVARAQDGTLVAGGIEAQTRQTLHNVASVLALAGCTLDDVVKTTVWLEDPRDFEEFNRIYGEFFPHGKPARSTLQGKNMAGTKIEIEAIAYKP from the coding sequence ATGACGATCGACTACTTTGCAGAGAACAATCCGGCAACGCGAACGCTACCGCGCTCGCTCGCGACGAAGGCCGGTGATTTTGTCTATGTATCGGGGCAGGTGGCAAGGGCGCAAGACGGTACCCTGGTCGCCGGTGGGATCGAAGCACAAACGCGCCAGACCTTGCACAACGTCGCGAGCGTACTGGCACTGGCAGGTTGTACGCTCGACGACGTCGTCAAGACAACGGTGTGGCTCGAAGACCCGCGCGACTTTGAGGAATTCAATCGCATCTACGGCGAGTTCTTTCCGCATGGCAAGCCGGCGCGTTCGACATTGCAGGGCAAGAACATGGCCGGCACCAAGATCGAAATCGAGGCCATCGCCTATAAGCCATGA
- a CDS encoding YncE family protein, protein MNARRHPGQIRSWRRRVVSGLAVALVALLGPGFCLPATTALPSRALPLQHVGDFPLPGGTTRWDYLSLDPARSRLFIAHLGDSAVVVMDTKTKATLVTIGDVGHVHGTLAVPELNRVYASATATNEVVAIDASTLKIVARIAGGVYPDGIAYAPEAGKLYVSDERGNTETVIDVRTNRRIATIELGGAVGNTQYDPASKHIFVNVQQRRSLVEIDPRTDKVIDRITLPGAEGNHGLLIAPALRLAFIACEGNDRLLVLDMKSKQIIANFGVGREPDVLGYDADLGQLYVASESGVLSIFKVAATGVTKVGEGFVGSNAHSLTIDPASHEIYLPLKDVDHHPVMRVMRP, encoded by the coding sequence ATGAATGCGAGACGCCACCCAGGCCAGATACGATCGTGGCGACGCCGAGTCGTGTCGGGCCTGGCCGTCGCCCTGGTCGCCTTGCTCGGCCCGGGTTTCTGCCTTCCCGCGACAACGGCACTGCCGTCCCGGGCTTTGCCGTTGCAGCATGTCGGCGACTTCCCGCTGCCCGGCGGCACGACGCGCTGGGACTATCTTAGCCTCGACCCCGCCAGGTCACGGCTGTTCATTGCGCACCTTGGCGACAGTGCGGTCGTCGTCATGGACACAAAGACCAAAGCCACACTGGTGACGATTGGCGATGTCGGCCATGTGCACGGCACGCTGGCGGTTCCGGAGCTCAACCGCGTGTATGCCTCGGCGACCGCGACCAATGAAGTTGTGGCGATCGACGCATCCACCTTAAAGATCGTGGCACGCATCGCCGGTGGGGTCTATCCCGATGGGATCGCCTATGCTCCCGAGGCCGGCAAGCTCTATGTCTCCGATGAGCGTGGCAATACCGAAACCGTGATCGACGTCCGCACCAACCGGCGCATCGCCACCATCGAGCTGGGCGGCGCCGTGGGCAACACACAATATGATCCGGCCTCGAAGCATATCTTCGTGAACGTCCAGCAACGCCGGTCGCTGGTCGAGATTGATCCGCGCACGGACAAGGTCATCGATCGCATCACTTTGCCGGGAGCAGAAGGCAACCACGGACTGCTGATCGCGCCGGCGTTGCGATTGGCCTTCATCGCCTGCGAAGGGAATGATCGCTTGCTCGTACTCGATATGAAGAGCAAGCAGATCATCGCGAACTTCGGGGTGGGCCGGGAACCGGACGTGCTGGGCTACGACGCGGATCTCGGCCAGCTATATGTGGCAAGCGAATCAGGCGTGCTGTCGATCTTCAAGGTCGCAGCAACGGGCGTGACAAAGGTCGGGGAAGGCTTTGTCGGATCGAATGCGCACAGTCTGACGATCGATCCGGCTTCGCATGAAATCTACCTTCCGTTGAAAGATGTCGATCATCACCCCGTGATGCGGGTCATGAGACCATGA
- a CDS encoding DUF1259 domain-containing protein, producing the protein MRMAKQVVLALTIIVGACAVAVAAPAERSPKLDTAKIEQVTGLKGTFSEAENVFKVSKPRTDIPVKVDGATMPPFMGLTSWAAFTPAHGRQVMLMGDTVLFEDEVNPAMSAALDAGLEVTGLHNHFFFDQPRVYFMHIAGMGDPDRLAAGVKKMFDKVSEIRAASPSVGAGFPGGAIPQNNAISTEPLEAILGKKGQASNGMFKVVIGARASMHGVAFGNEMGVNTWAAFAGTDDSAVVDGDFVMREDELQAVLKAMRSGGINIVAIHQHMIGEQPRYMFLHYWGKGKATELATSVRKALDAQASVHK; encoded by the coding sequence ATGCGAATGGCAAAACAAGTTGTACTCGCCCTTACCATCATCGTTGGCGCCTGCGCCGTCGCCGTCGCAGCGCCCGCGGAGCGGAGCCCGAAGCTGGACACCGCGAAGATCGAGCAGGTAACCGGCCTCAAGGGCACCTTCTCGGAGGCCGAGAACGTATTCAAGGTGTCCAAGCCGCGCACAGATATTCCGGTCAAGGTGGATGGCGCAACCATGCCCCCGTTCATGGGGCTGACTTCGTGGGCGGCATTCACGCCAGCGCATGGCCGTCAGGTCATGCTGATGGGAGACACCGTCCTCTTCGAAGACGAAGTGAATCCGGCCATGAGCGCAGCGCTCGATGCCGGACTGGAAGTCACCGGGCTTCACAATCACTTCTTCTTTGACCAGCCGCGGGTCTACTTCATGCACATAGCTGGCATGGGCGACCCTGACCGGCTCGCCGCCGGCGTGAAGAAGATGTTTGACAAGGTCTCCGAGATTCGGGCCGCCAGTCCCTCGGTCGGGGCCGGCTTCCCGGGCGGCGCCATCCCGCAAAACAATGCAATCAGTACCGAGCCCCTGGAAGCCATTCTCGGGAAGAAGGGGCAAGCCAGCAACGGCATGTTCAAGGTTGTGATCGGAGCCAGGGCAAGCATGCATGGGGTGGCCTTCGGCAATGAAATGGGCGTCAACACTTGGGCGGCGTTTGCCGGAACGGATGACTCGGCAGTGGTGGACGGCGACTTCGTCATGCGCGAGGACGAGCTTCAGGCCGTACTCAAGGCGATGCGATCCGGTGGCATCAATATCGTTGCGATCCATCAGCACATGATCGGTGAACAGCCTCGCTACATGTTCCTGCACTACTGGGGCAAGGGCAAGGCGACGGAATTGGCAACGAGTGTCAGGAAGGCCCTGGATGCGCAGGCCAGCGTGCACAAGTAG
- a CDS encoding chromate resistance protein ChrB domain-containing protein: MQWITRERPKIDRIACPWLIARFIDERPDFLYVPSGDVVRIASETGAIPYDIPGVELTHVGELCSFDAFLDKYNLGSDPALQQMAGIVRGADTSRLDLTPQSGGLYAISLGLSHVFTDDHEMLEHGMVMYDALYAWCQSCQAETHQWPPRMPA, translated from the coding sequence ATGCAGTGGATTACGCGGGAACGCCCCAAGATCGATCGTATCGCCTGTCCGTGGCTCATCGCACGCTTCATCGACGAGAGACCGGACTTCCTGTATGTGCCAAGCGGGGACGTCGTGCGCATCGCCAGCGAGACCGGCGCAATTCCTTATGACATCCCGGGTGTCGAGCTGACGCATGTGGGCGAGCTTTGCAGCTTTGACGCGTTTCTCGACAAGTACAACCTCGGTAGTGATCCGGCCCTGCAGCAAATGGCGGGCATCGTGCGCGGCGCGGATACGTCCCGGCTGGACCTGACACCGCAGTCGGGCGGGCTCTATGCCATCTCACTGGGGCTGTCCCACGTGTTCACCGACGACCACGAAATGCTCGAGCACGGCATGGTGATGTATGACGCGCTCTATGCATGGTGTCAAAGCTGCCAGGCGGAAACGCATCAGTGGCCGCCAAGAATGCCTGCGTGA
- a CDS encoding Fe-Mn family superoxide dismutase codes for MTYQTKPLACDPASLPGLSEKLIISHHENNYGGAVKRLNAITAELAALDMATVPVFVLNGLKREELIAANSMILHEVYFDSLGDGGPLEGDLRTAIERDFGSVSRWQAEFTAMGKALGGGSGWVLLTYSPRDRRLVNQWASDHAHTLAGATPILALDMYEHSYHMDYGAKAAAYVDAFMQNIHWERVAERLAAVER; via the coding sequence ATGACCTACCAGACGAAGCCGCTGGCTTGCGATCCGGCGAGCCTGCCGGGCCTGTCCGAAAAGCTGATCATCAGCCACCACGAAAACAACTACGGGGGCGCGGTGAAGCGCCTGAACGCCATCACGGCCGAGCTTGCCGCATTGGATATGGCGACCGTCCCTGTGTTTGTGCTCAATGGGTTGAAGCGGGAGGAACTGATTGCCGCGAACTCCATGATCCTGCACGAGGTGTATTTCGACAGCCTCGGTGATGGCGGTCCGCTGGAAGGCGATCTCAGGACTGCCATCGAACGCGACTTTGGCTCGGTCTCGCGCTGGCAGGCTGAGTTCACGGCCATGGGCAAGGCGCTTGGCGGCGGCTCGGGCTGGGTGCTGCTGACCTACTCGCCACGCGACCGGCGACTCGTCAACCAGTGGGCGTCGGATCATGCCCACACGCTTGCGGGTGCCACGCCCATCCTCGCGCTCGATATGTACGAGCACTCCTACCATATGGACTACGGCGCCAAGGCAGCGGCCTACGTGGATGCGTTCATGCAGAACATCCACTGGGAACGCGTTGCCGAGCGCCTGGCCGCTGTAGAACGATAG